In Paenibacillus sp. BIC5C1, a genomic segment contains:
- a CDS encoding carbohydrate ABC transporter permease, which translates to MKYLKISNWGYSAQRIFIICAFSIIPLALLFTFAYLPVINMFKYSFTDWNGYSKRFDYVGFENYTRIFSDPEYFKVFIVSLYYFVATFVQMGLALYFATILSFKIRGKNFFKGILFFPYLLNGVAIGFIFLFFFKPDGTLDTLMQAVGLGQYTQLWLGNPNIINVSLAGASVWRYMGFNFIIFLGAISSIQKDVYEASDIDGANRWQQFRHIILPSITRILQLNLILAISGAISAFDIPYIMTDGSNGSETFVIQTVHLAFKYGKLGLASAMAVVLLFIVILVTLVQRVTMKGEE; encoded by the coding sequence ATGAAATACTTGAAGATTTCGAATTGGGGCTACTCAGCGCAACGCATATTTATCATCTGTGCCTTCTCGATCATTCCGCTGGCACTACTGTTCACGTTTGCTTATTTACCTGTCATTAACATGTTCAAATACAGCTTCACCGATTGGAACGGATACAGCAAAAGGTTCGACTATGTGGGGTTTGAAAACTACACGCGGATATTCAGCGACCCTGAGTATTTTAAAGTGTTTATTGTCAGTCTGTATTATTTTGTGGCTACCTTCGTACAAATGGGCCTGGCCCTCTACTTTGCCACGATTCTGAGCTTCAAAATCCGCGGAAAAAACTTTTTTAAAGGCATATTGTTCTTCCCCTATCTGCTGAATGGCGTAGCCATCGGATTTATCTTCCTCTTTTTCTTCAAACCGGACGGGACCCTCGATACACTCATGCAGGCAGTAGGGCTTGGACAGTACACCCAGCTCTGGCTTGGAAATCCGAACATTATTAACGTGTCGCTCGCAGGCGCATCGGTATGGAGATATATGGGCTTTAACTTCATTATCTTCCTGGGTGCAATCTCATCCATTCAAAAAGATGTCTATGAAGCGTCGGATATTGACGGGGCCAATCGCTGGCAGCAGTTCCGCCATATTATCCTGCCGAGTATTACACGCATTCTGCAGCTCAACCTGATTTTGGCGATTAGCGGCGCAATTAGTGCGTTCGATATTCCATACATTATGACCGATGGTTCCAACGGCAGTGAGACGTTTGTTATTCAGACCGTTCACTTGGCATTTAAGTACGGCAAGTTGGGCTTGGCATCAGCGATGGCTGTTGTGCTGCTGTTTATTGTCATTCTTGTTACGCTGGTTCAGCGTGTCACCATGAAAGGGGAGGAATGA
- a CDS encoding AGE family epimerase/isomerase, protein MNDIKTEIKEHWEGHILPFWSALKDHNNGGFYGWVGNDLQVDPLAPKGGIATARQLWSFAAAYRVTGNEIWRDHAEHAYRFLVDHVMDMEYGGMYWMVNANGEPLDTSKHVYTQSFGVYSLSEYYRATGDASALELAKTLFALIEDQGLNAELPAYKEQFDRLWKEQPNEMLSENGVIADYTMNTHIHVLEAYTTLYRVWPDQQVKTALERLLGILYERVYDKDTKFLGVFFNKDWQSIIDLRSFGHDIEASWLIDETLKVLGLDQHPEYSAMVTDIAYNISNAAVQADGSLMNEQEGDHVDEKRIWWVQAEAMVGFYNAYERTGDRLFLERVERLWTYTKEHIIDHRAGGEWYWSVDGNGTPDQSEIAGPWKCPYHNSRFCIELIERMG, encoded by the coding sequence ATCAATGACATCAAAACTGAAATAAAAGAACACTGGGAAGGTCATATTCTGCCATTCTGGTCTGCCCTCAAAGATCATAACAACGGCGGATTCTATGGTTGGGTTGGCAATGACCTTCAGGTCGATCCACTCGCTCCCAAGGGCGGAATCGCCACAGCACGACAATTATGGTCCTTTGCAGCTGCCTACCGGGTAACCGGAAATGAAATCTGGCGTGATCACGCTGAACATGCTTACCGTTTCCTTGTGGATCATGTGATGGATATGGAATACGGCGGAATGTACTGGATGGTCAATGCCAATGGAGAACCATTGGACACAAGCAAACATGTGTATACCCAGTCCTTCGGCGTCTACTCACTAAGTGAGTACTATCGTGCCACCGGGGATGCATCTGCTTTGGAACTTGCGAAAACGCTTTTTGCTCTCATTGAGGATCAAGGGCTGAATGCCGAACTACCTGCATATAAGGAACAATTTGACCGCCTTTGGAAGGAACAGCCGAATGAAATGCTGAGCGAAAATGGTGTGATTGCGGATTACACGATGAATACGCATATTCACGTGTTGGAGGCCTACACCACGCTCTACCGAGTGTGGCCAGATCAGCAGGTGAAGACGGCGCTGGAACGCCTGCTAGGCATCTTATATGAACGGGTGTATGACAAGGACACGAAGTTTCTTGGGGTATTTTTCAACAAGGATTGGCAATCCATCATCGATCTGCGCTCATTCGGGCATGACATTGAAGCCAGCTGGCTGATCGACGAAACGTTGAAAGTGCTGGGCTTGGACCAACACCCGGAGTATTCCGCGATGGTTACGGACATCGCCTATAACATTTCCAATGCTGCTGTACAGGCCGATGGCTCTCTAATGAATGAACAAGAGGGGGACCACGTGGATGAAAAGCGGATATGGTGGGTTCAGGCCGAGGCGATGGTCGGCTTCTACAACGCCTATGAGCGTACAGGTGACCGTTTGTTTTTGGAGAGAGTAGAACGCTTGTGGACATATACGAAGGAACATATTATCGATCACCGGGCTGGCGGGGAATGGTACTGGTCGGTAGACGGGAACGGCACACCGGATCAAAGTGAAATAGCCGGGCCGTGGAAATGCCCGTATCACAATAGCAGGTTTTGTATTGAACTGATTGAGAGGATGGGATAG
- a CDS encoding ABC transporter substrate-binding protein, with translation MNKNKGWMLLLTMLLITSLLAACSSGGGSSQAGEEISTDPADIKGEITVLTQRTDIVDTVFKDYAAEFNKEYPDVKVNFQALADYEGQVKIRMSTKDYGDVLMIPTSVPIADIPDFFEPLGTYDELKDKYTAIEERMVDGQVYGIPTVITFSGIIYNKQVFKEAGIAEVPKTPEQFQAALQLVKDNTDAIPLYTNYASGWALTQWEADLPTVAGSVDYVNIDQPNTDENFVAGKPHYELYKVLYDAAKNGLIEKDPTTTDWESSKADLANGKIATMALGSWAITQIQGLTDTPDNIGFLPFPTNASDVVVPLAADYNIGMNVNSENKPAAKAWIDWFLAKSNYAVEQGGGMSADKNAELPPILDQYKDVTFSTLTPAKEGQEGLVDKIDNEGEIGLWQPDFKKRIIEAAIGNRSESYDDIMKDLNDKWVKARAELAK, from the coding sequence TTGAATAAAAACAAAGGTTGGATGTTGCTGCTCACCATGTTGCTCATCACTTCTCTGCTCGCAGCATGCTCTTCTGGAGGTGGCTCATCACAGGCAGGAGAGGAAATCAGCACAGATCCTGCAGATATCAAGGGTGAGATTACCGTCCTTACACAACGTACAGATATTGTTGATACCGTATTCAAAGACTATGCTGCGGAGTTCAATAAGGAATACCCGGATGTCAAAGTAAACTTCCAGGCACTGGCCGACTATGAAGGACAAGTGAAGATTCGTATGAGTACCAAAGATTACGGTGATGTGCTAATGATCCCCACCAGCGTACCGATTGCGGACATTCCGGACTTTTTCGAACCGCTGGGCACGTACGATGAGTTGAAAGATAAGTACACAGCCATTGAAGAGCGTATGGTTGACGGCCAGGTATATGGTATTCCAACCGTTATCACGTTCTCCGGTATCATTTATAACAAACAAGTGTTCAAGGAGGCTGGCATTGCGGAAGTGCCCAAAACGCCTGAGCAATTCCAGGCTGCACTCCAACTGGTGAAAGACAATACAGACGCGATTCCGCTGTACACCAACTATGCCTCCGGCTGGGCTTTGACACAATGGGAAGCAGATCTGCCGACGGTTGCAGGCAGTGTGGACTACGTAAACATTGATCAACCGAACACGGATGAAAACTTTGTGGCGGGCAAGCCGCACTATGAATTGTACAAAGTACTTTATGATGCAGCCAAGAATGGCCTGATTGAGAAAGACCCGACCACAACCGACTGGGAAAGCTCCAAGGCTGATCTGGCGAATGGGAAAATTGCAACGATGGCGCTTGGATCATGGGCGATTACCCAAATTCAAGGCTTGACCGATACACCAGATAATATTGGATTCTTGCCCTTCCCTACGAATGCAAGTGATGTGGTCGTTCCGCTCGCAGCAGACTATAACATCGGCATGAACGTGAACAGTGAGAACAAACCTGCTGCCAAAGCCTGGATCGATTGGTTCCTCGCGAAATCAAACTATGCGGTTGAACAAGGCGGAGGCATGAGCGCAGACAAAAATGCGGAATTGCCACCGATTTTGGATCAATACAAAGACGTAACATTCTCCACACTGACTCCTGCCAAAGAAGGACAGGAAGGTCTGGTTGACAAAATCGACAACGAAGGCGAGATTGGCCTCTGGCAGCCTGACTTCAAGAAACGCATTATCGAAGCTGCCATCGGTAACCGCAGCGAATCGTATGACGACATCATGAAGGACCTGAATGACAAATGGGTGAAAGCGCGGGCAGAACTCGCGAAATAA
- a CDS encoding substrate-binding domain-containing protein, which translates to MRDIADKLGVSSVTVSKALNDKDGVSGELKEKIKVLAVQMGYRYNAAARSMKEGLTHNIGVIIPERFTGPTQSFYVRVFQRITKHLEDQGYYGILHILNVEDEEELILPKLYSDNKVDGFIVLGQVSKEYIELVQSMEVPKMFLDFYDEHSDIDSVVTDNFYAAYELTNVLVQQGHRRIAYVGNLYSTSSIQDRFLGYYKSLLEHRLPMNPDLVLNDRDERGTFIEIDLPAQLPTAFVCNCDQVAHLLVQKLSSLGIQVPAQCSVVGFDNDIYATLSDPKLTTVEVDVEQMARTAVHSMLKKIDNPSRSFGRVHVKGNIIYRDSVSAAPALSDDLPN; encoded by the coding sequence ATGCGGGATATCGCCGACAAGCTCGGAGTTAGCAGTGTGACGGTCTCGAAGGCATTAAATGATAAAGATGGCGTCAGTGGCGAATTGAAGGAAAAAATTAAAGTGCTTGCCGTTCAGATGGGCTATCGGTATAACGCCGCGGCTCGTTCCATGAAGGAAGGCTTAACTCATAATATTGGTGTTATTATACCGGAGCGCTTTACCGGACCTACACAATCGTTCTATGTACGTGTATTCCAGCGCATCACCAAACATCTGGAGGATCAGGGGTACTACGGCATTCTGCATATTCTGAATGTGGAGGACGAAGAGGAATTAATCCTGCCAAAGCTCTATAGTGACAACAAAGTGGATGGTTTCATTGTGCTTGGACAAGTCAGCAAGGAATATATCGAGCTGGTCCAGTCGATGGAGGTACCCAAAATGTTTCTCGATTTCTATGATGAGCATTCTGATATCGACTCTGTCGTTACCGACAACTTTTACGCTGCTTATGAGCTGACAAACGTTCTGGTTCAACAGGGACACCGCCGCATCGCTTATGTGGGGAATCTCTATTCTACAAGCAGCATTCAGGACCGATTCCTCGGTTATTACAAATCATTGCTGGAACATCGATTGCCGATGAATCCCGATCTTGTGCTTAATGACCGGGATGAGCGAGGTACGTTTATTGAAATTGATCTGCCAGCTCAGCTGCCTACGGCTTTTGTATGCAACTGCGATCAGGTGGCCCATCTGCTCGTTCAAAAACTGTCTTCACTGGGTATTCAGGTGCCTGCACAATGCTCCGTAGTTGGGTTCGATAATGATATCTATGCCACACTCTCCGATCCCAAGTTAACTACGGTTGAGGTCGATGTGGAACAGATGGCGCGTACTGCGGTTCATTCCATGCTCAAAAAGATTGATAACCCGAGTCGCAGCTTCGGCCGTGTACACGTGAAGGGCAATATCATTTATCGTGATTCGGTGAGTGCTGCACCTGCCCTTTCGGATGACTTACCTAACTAA
- a CDS encoding TetR/AcrR family transcriptional regulator, producing the protein MKNKPHVDSKKKDILQAAMRLFATKGVDGISVKEIGDAAGVTDAAIYKHFKNKDAVALEAFTQYCADYTALIDGYVRQDGPVLERFRQLITEVLHLHDEDPYGLLLISQNHEIFIEAGSSEDYRQPLDALIDLIDQGIMRGELPDQDSRLTAVLVIGAITRLAVSSMQGELPELLVPYTGETVHRLALMLGQVTAKLG; encoded by the coding sequence ATGAAGAACAAACCTCATGTAGACAGCAAAAAGAAAGACATCCTACAAGCGGCGATGCGCTTGTTTGCAACCAAAGGCGTTGACGGCATTTCCGTCAAAGAGATCGGTGACGCCGCCGGAGTAACAGATGCGGCGATTTACAAACATTTTAAAAACAAAGATGCCGTTGCCCTTGAGGCCTTCACCCAATATTGCGCGGACTATACTGCATTAATTGACGGGTATGTTCGCCAGGATGGCCCGGTGCTCGAACGCTTTCGGCAATTGATTACCGAAGTTCTCCACCTGCATGATGAAGATCCCTACGGACTGCTGCTGATTTCACAAAATCATGAGATTTTCATTGAAGCTGGAAGCAGCGAGGATTACCGCCAACCGCTGGATGCGTTGATTGATCTAATCGATCAGGGGATTATGCGAGGCGAACTGCCAGATCAGGATTCTCGGCTCACAGCCGTTCTGGTCATTGGTGCCATTACGCGCCTGGCCGTATCCAGTATGCAAGGTGAACTGCCGGAGCTGCTTGTTCCATACACCGGGGAAACCGTTCACCGACTTGCGTTGATGTTGGGCCAGGTAACAGCTAAGCTCGGATAA
- a CDS encoding glycosidase: MIHPKYNELLEQQEQLLTRQNEIDPSFYNGVYDRYRYPVITRHHVPLHWRFDLDEATNPHFMERLGINATLNPGAIYFNGKYVMVIRTEGLDRKSIFALAESDNGIDGFRFTGKPLVWEDIDAEETNQYDMRLVQHEDGWIYGIYCSERKDPEAPAFDTSSAVAQAGLVRTRDLVSWERLPNITTNSPQQRNVVLHPEFVEGKYAFYTRPQDGFISTGSGGGIAFGLCDDILNPVIEEETIIDERKYHTVYEVKNGQGPAPIKTDRGWIHLAHGVRNTAAGLRYVLYTFATDLNDPARIIAKPGGHFIAPYDDERVGDVSNVIFCNGAVVNEQGEVFIYYASSDTRCHVATTTLEKLVDYTFNTPADPYRSLDCASQRGDLIERNEKLLQKQLS, translated from the coding sequence ATGATACACCCCAAATACAATGAATTGTTGGAGCAACAAGAACAGCTGCTTACACGCCAAAATGAAATTGATCCTTCATTCTACAACGGCGTATATGATCGGTACCGTTATCCTGTAATCACACGCCATCATGTACCGCTGCACTGGAGATTTGATCTGGACGAAGCGACAAATCCCCACTTCATGGAACGTCTGGGCATTAACGCTACGCTTAATCCGGGAGCCATCTATTTCAATGGCAAATACGTGATGGTCATCCGTACCGAAGGATTGGACCGCAAATCCATCTTCGCCCTAGCTGAGAGTGATAACGGCATCGACGGATTTCGTTTCACAGGCAAACCTTTAGTGTGGGAAGATATTGATGCGGAAGAGACCAACCAGTATGATATGCGATTGGTTCAGCATGAAGATGGCTGGATTTATGGTATCTACTGCTCAGAGCGCAAAGACCCCGAAGCTCCGGCATTCGATACATCCAGTGCCGTAGCCCAGGCCGGACTTGTCCGGACACGCGATCTGGTCAGCTGGGAGCGTCTACCCAACATCACCACCAACTCCCCTCAACAGCGAAATGTTGTATTGCACCCCGAATTTGTAGAGGGTAAATATGCGTTCTATACACGGCCGCAAGACGGATTCATCTCCACAGGCAGCGGTGGCGGGATTGCCTTCGGTCTGTGCGATGACATTCTGAATCCTGTGATTGAGGAAGAGACGATCATCGATGAACGAAAATACCATACCGTATATGAAGTAAAAAACGGCCAGGGCCCTGCTCCGATCAAAACGGATCGCGGCTGGATTCACCTTGCCCACGGGGTTCGCAACACGGCAGCGGGCCTTCGTTATGTGCTGTACACGTTCGCCACGGATCTGAATGATCCGGCACGCATCATCGCCAAGCCAGGCGGGCATTTCATTGCTCCTTATGACGACGAGCGTGTAGGCGATGTGTCCAATGTTATTTTCTGCAACGGTGCAGTGGTCAACGAACAGGGTGAGGTCTTCATTTATTACGCATCCAGCGATACCCGCTGTCATGTGGCCACAACAACGCTGGAAAAACTGGTCGATTACACATTCAATACTCCTGCTGATCCTTACCGTTCTCTGGATTGTGCCAGCCAGCGCGGTGACCTGATCGAGCGGAATGAGAAGCTTCTCCAAAAGCAATTGTCTTAA
- a CDS encoding glycoside hydrolase family 130 protein — translation MTVLDTKNVHIVGEALPNMPWEDKPEGTEGPVWRHSANPVVPRNPVKGVARIFNSAVVPYEGKFIGVFRAETINGRPHLHMGASEDGLEWTIEEERIAFVDENGDPFMPNYAYDPRLVKVEDTYYIIWCTDFYGAALGLAKTDDFKTFVRLENPMLPFNRNGVLFPRKINDNYVMLSRPSDSGHTPFGDIFLSESPDLVYWGKHRHVMSKGGQGWWQSVKIGGGPAPIETSAGWLMFYHGVTGTCNGFVYSMGAVILDLDEPSKVKYRSSNFVLTPEKWYEEQGFVDNVIFPCATLHDAETGRIAIYYGAADTYVGVAYTTIEDIVNYVIETDEIIAGDREEGKL, via the coding sequence ATGACAGTTTTGGATACGAAAAATGTACACATTGTCGGGGAAGCATTGCCGAATATGCCTTGGGAGGATAAACCGGAAGGGACCGAGGGGCCGGTATGGAGACATTCTGCCAATCCTGTTGTGCCGCGTAATCCGGTTAAGGGCGTTGCCCGTATTTTCAACAGTGCGGTTGTTCCTTATGAGGGGAAATTCATCGGCGTATTTCGCGCAGAAACGATTAACGGCCGTCCGCACCTTCACATGGGAGCAAGTGAGGACGGGTTGGAGTGGACGATTGAAGAGGAACGGATTGCCTTTGTGGATGAAAACGGTGATCCTTTCATGCCGAACTATGCATATGACCCACGTCTGGTTAAAGTCGAAGATACGTATTACATCATCTGGTGTACCGATTTCTATGGTGCTGCGCTGGGATTGGCCAAAACAGATGATTTCAAAACGTTTGTCCGTCTCGAAAATCCAATGCTTCCATTCAACCGCAATGGCGTGTTGTTTCCACGCAAAATCAATGATAACTATGTGATGTTGTCCAGACCAAGCGACAGCGGACATACACCGTTCGGGGACATTTTTCTGAGCGAAAGCCCGGATCTGGTGTACTGGGGCAAACATCGTCATGTCATGAGCAAAGGCGGTCAGGGCTGGTGGCAATCGGTCAAAATTGGCGGCGGTCCTGCTCCGATAGAAACGTCCGCAGGCTGGCTAATGTTCTATCACGGCGTGACCGGAACGTGCAATGGTTTTGTTTATAGTATGGGCGCAGTCATTCTGGATCTGGATGAACCATCGAAAGTAAAATATCGCTCCTCCAACTTTGTGCTGACACCGGAAAAATGGTACGAGGAGCAGGGCTTTGTGGACAATGTTATCTTCCCTTGCGCCACATTGCATGATGCGGAGACAGGGCGAATCGCCATCTATTATGGTGCAGCCGACACATACGTTGGAGTAGCTTATACCACCATTGAGGACATCGTTAACTACGTCATCGAGACCGACGAAATCATCGCCGGAGATCGGGAAGAAGGCAAATTGTAA
- a CDS encoding carbohydrate ABC transporter permease, which translates to MQPFKYTLASIFKYASLIIAAFIALVPIVVVLFASLKTNAEYATSSPLAPPANWLNFANYTKAFVDGNMLIGFKNTIIILIISIVGATLTGSMIAYVLDRFKFKGKKIMVAAFLLATLIPSVTTQVATFQIINALDLFNTRWAAIVMYLGTDIIAVYIFLQFLGSISNALDESAMLDGASYFTIYWRIILPLLKPAIVTVIIVKGVNIYNDFYTPFLYMPKTDLQVISTALFKFKGPFGSQWEVISAGIMIAIIPTMIIFLLLQKYIYNGFAQGSVK; encoded by the coding sequence ATGCAACCATTCAAATATACCCTTGCGAGCATATTTAAATATGCTTCACTCATTATCGCAGCGTTCATTGCGCTTGTACCCATTGTAGTGGTGCTGTTTGCATCACTCAAAACCAATGCAGAGTACGCGACCAGCAGTCCGCTTGCCCCGCCAGCCAACTGGCTGAACTTTGCAAACTATACCAAGGCTTTTGTGGACGGCAACATGCTGATCGGTTTCAAAAATACGATTATCATCCTGATCATCTCTATCGTAGGTGCCACTTTAACGGGTTCCATGATCGCGTATGTGCTGGATCGGTTCAAATTTAAAGGCAAGAAAATTATGGTCGCAGCGTTTTTGCTCGCCACCTTGATTCCGAGTGTTACGACACAGGTCGCTACATTCCAGATCATCAATGCGCTCGACTTGTTCAATACCAGATGGGCAGCCATCGTCATGTACCTGGGTACAGATATCATCGCGGTGTATATCTTCCTGCAATTCCTGGGCTCCATCTCGAACGCTTTGGATGAATCCGCCATGCTGGACGGGGCCTCCTACTTCACAATTTATTGGAGAATTATTTTGCCACTGCTGAAACCGGCGATTGTAACGGTCATCATCGTGAAAGGTGTCAACATCTACAACGACTTCTACACGCCGTTTCTGTATATGCCCAAAACAGACTTGCAGGTCATATCCACGGCTCTTTTCAAATTCAAGGGGCCGTTCGGATCACAGTGGGAGGTTATCAGCGCAGGCATCATGATTGCCATCATTCCAACGATGATTATTTTCCTGCTGCTACAGAAGTACATCTACAACGGCTTCGCACAAGGTTCAGTTAAATAA
- a CDS encoding aminoglycoside phosphotransferase family protein, which translates to MVNGVNEDVQAHRWVTPEGTLNEQYITSRERLYKGMNGKYVERFTVRTGESYIFKPLTNPAQHGREQWMSRHVLSVLPPIYPALIAASDREINAEQSWIIYEDLGELVHDSREETMLAAAEHMAGWHSLSVAGWGELPRVGQKPPIRDILDDLLGQKESTADLLSKLEVSLSPSDWHNIVALIHTAEEELPRVLCHGDLHPGNMADVNGRLVIIDWEHAHLNTALWDVYHLVDLSHPLFPRTVTPELRERIIDVYLDGLERHSVQVDRVSFKRWYRAYAIVFSLWMLRLIDGDLRSADCVWPEEQLRNQWHETTMTLKQCMKQCCRE; encoded by the coding sequence ATGGTGAATGGCGTGAATGAAGACGTGCAGGCGCATCGCTGGGTGACTCCCGAAGGGACGTTGAATGAACAATATATAACAAGCAGGGAACGGCTCTACAAAGGGATGAATGGTAAATATGTGGAGCGTTTCACTGTTCGTACCGGGGAGAGTTATATTTTCAAACCGCTGACCAATCCTGCACAACATGGACGTGAACAATGGATGTCGAGGCATGTGCTCTCAGTATTACCCCCTATATATCCAGCGCTCATTGCTGCATCAGACCGTGAAATTAACGCGGAACAGAGCTGGATCATCTATGAGGATCTGGGTGAACTGGTGCATGATTCGCGGGAAGAGACGATGCTGGCTGCTGCTGAACATATGGCAGGGTGGCACTCGTTATCTGTTGCTGGTTGGGGTGAGCTGCCACGGGTGGGTCAGAAACCGCCAATTCGGGACATACTGGATGATCTGCTTGGGCAAAAGGAATCCACTGCTGATTTGTTGTCCAAGCTGGAGGTCTCGCTGTCACCATCGGATTGGCACAACATCGTAGCGCTAATCCATACGGCAGAGGAGGAGTTACCTCGTGTTTTGTGTCACGGAGATCTTCATCCCGGCAACATGGCCGATGTGAATGGCAGGCTGGTAATTATCGATTGGGAGCATGCGCATCTGAATACGGCTCTTTGGGACGTGTATCATCTGGTGGATCTATCGCATCCGCTGTTCCCAAGAACTGTTACGCCTGAGCTGCGGGAGCGAATTATTGATGTTTATCTGGACGGGCTGGAGCGCCATAGCGTTCAGGTTGACCGGGTTTCTTTTAAAAGGTGGTACCGTGCATATGCCATTGTATTCTCGCTCTGGATGCTGCGTCTGATTGATGGGGATCTGAGAAGTGCAGACTGTGTATGGCCCGAGGAACAGCTGCGGAACCAGTGGCACGAGACAACAATGACGTTGAAACAGTGCATGAAGCAGTGTTG
- a CDS encoding glycoside hydrolase family 113 produces MEYIKGFTFGWMSGRGDFRKPETKESLRLMVERTGCSHVIFALAAHQDHPQALEVKYKGKHMVEDDELVDMIRYARTLGLRVILKPTVNCTDGTWRAHINFFDIDVPCEPKWQDWFRSYTAYQKHYAAIAEREKCEMFIVGCEMVQSERRSEEWREVIAGVREVYSGLVSYNTDKYQEGHVKWWDAVDVISSSGYYPIGDWEAELDRIERVIAPYGKPFFFAEAGCPSRSGSAQVPNDWGLEGAVSVEEQEQFYEAMFRHASNREWVRGFGLWDWSAHLLHQEKDALSDDGYGVYGKPAEKVIRQFYEGIAVEA; encoded by the coding sequence ATGGAATACATCAAGGGATTTACATTTGGCTGGATGAGTGGCAGGGGGGACTTCCGTAAACCGGAAACGAAAGAATCCTTGCGCCTGATGGTTGAACGCACTGGCTGCTCGCATGTTATTTTTGCACTGGCGGCACATCAGGATCATCCGCAGGCTTTAGAGGTCAAATATAAAGGTAAACATATGGTCGAAGACGATGAGTTGGTGGATATGATCCGTTATGCCCGTACGCTCGGACTGCGGGTCATTCTGAAACCAACCGTCAATTGCACGGATGGCACATGGCGTGCACATATTAACTTTTTTGATATTGATGTGCCGTGTGAGCCGAAATGGCAGGACTGGTTCCGCAGTTATACTGCGTATCAGAAGCACTACGCGGCCATTGCAGAGCGTGAAAAATGCGAGATGTTTATTGTGGGTTGTGAGATGGTGCAGTCTGAGCGTCGGAGCGAGGAATGGCGCGAGGTCATCGCGGGAGTGCGTGAAGTGTATTCCGGGCTAGTATCCTACAACACCGACAAGTATCAGGAAGGGCATGTGAAATGGTGGGATGCCGTGGACGTCATCTCGTCGAGCGGATATTACCCCATTGGAGACTGGGAAGCGGAACTCGATCGGATTGAACGGGTCATTGCACCCTACGGCAAACCTTTTTTCTTCGCAGAAGCGGGTTGTCCTAGCCGCAGTGGATCGGCACAGGTGCCGAATGACTGGGGGTTAGAAGGTGCGGTCAGTGTGGAAGAACAGGAGCAGTTCTATGAAGCCATGTTCCGTCATGCAAGCAACCGGGAGTGGGTACGCGGATTTGGTCTGTGGGACTGGAGCGCGCATCTGCTGCACCAAGAGAAGGATGCTCTGAGCGATGATGGATACGGAGTATACGGTAAACCAGCAGAGAAGGTCATTCGTCAATTTTATGAAGGCATTGCGGTGGAGGCTTAG
- a CDS encoding NAD(P)H-dependent oxidoreductase has product MMKKILIIQGNPVSPSYNGAIAEAYRKGAVQAGAEVRMITLNELEFNMNLAGGYRNKLPLEPDLLEAQEAIKWAEHLVWVFPIWWGGPPALFKGFIDRIFMPGYAFKYHKGKLFPDQLLKGRTARMITTMDGPNWYYKWFQGEPAHKMMKISTFALTGIKPVRITPVDLVGKQSEEQRKKWLEKIEQLGGKMG; this is encoded by the coding sequence ATTATGAAGAAAATATTAATCATCCAAGGCAACCCCGTCTCCCCAAGTTACAATGGCGCAATCGCCGAAGCTTATCGTAAAGGTGCTGTGCAGGCAGGTGCCGAGGTTCGTATGATCACCCTAAACGAGTTGGAATTCAACATGAATTTAGCAGGTGGATACCGCAATAAACTTCCGCTTGAACCCGATTTGCTGGAAGCCCAGGAGGCGATTAAATGGGCAGAGCATCTCGTATGGGTATTTCCGATTTGGTGGGGAGGACCACCAGCTTTGTTCAAAGGATTTATCGACCGCATCTTCATGCCAGGCTATGCCTTCAAGTATCACAAAGGTAAACTTTTCCCGGATCAGCTGCTCAAAGGTCGCACCGCACGCATGATCACCACCATGGACGGGCCGAACTGGTACTACAAATGGTTTCAGGGTGAACCCGCACACAAAATGATGAAGATCTCCACCTTTGCTCTGACAGGCATCAAACCTGTGCGCATAACACCTGTAGATCTCGTGGGCAAACAGTCCGAGGAACAGAGAAAGAAATGGTTGGAGAAGATTGAGCAGCTTGGAGGGAAGATGGGGTAA